The nucleotide sequence TGGTATGGTGTGCCACTTGCTCCAATAATCACAGCTCTCATGAGATCCATACGATCCTCAAATACCCTGACATAAATATAATCTACAATTGCAGTAAAAAGAATTATCAGAAAACCATAAAATACTTGTATAAACTCTTTTTATGGTTCAACCGTGGTACCAGATGAAGACAAAACAGACCTGGTAGATTCTTCTCAAGTATGCCCCATTCTTGCTGAACTTTTTTGACCCACTTTCTTCCACCGGTACCCTGGAACATTGTTTGGCTATTTGTAAGCAAGAGAAGAAATACTAACAAAATATTACAGCAGAAACAAACTTACCAAAAAAAAAAGAATGCCCTTAAAAACAAATGTTTGTTCAAGATGCGACACAAAAGCGTAACACATGTATGGATGTGACACAAAAGAACTTACATGTGCTATGTTTTCAAGGTAGTGATGGTCCGGAGGGCACTGCAGAACATCAAAGTGTTTCAAGCAATCAGAATCTGCAGGCTCGTCAGCCATAACTACATCTACGGACTTCTCAGCATTAGAGTCATTTGTTGTCACAGTGGTGCTCTCCGATGCTGCCATGCGGTTCTCATCCTCGTTTTTATCAATGTCATCACCAGATTCTGAAACCTCGTTAGACTGCTGAGATTCAACTTCATCCATAGCATCTGAGTTTGACCCATCTAAATGCTTTTTACCTCGGGCGAAGATCTCACTCGCCAGTCGCGTAACAAAGCCAAAAGCAACAGAGAGTGGACCACTTCCAACAGAAGTTTCATCTTGGGAATTGAATGACCCATTTTCCATTTCAATGCTATTCTGGACTGCATTTTGCAGATCATCCTGAAACAGAAAGCAGCAATCAATAAAGGGAACAAAAAGAAGGTAAAAGGTGCTACGGAGAGGAATGACTGGACCCAAAAAAATGGCATCCTAGCAGCAGATAATACATTTGCaggatcatcaggcaagtccattTCATTGTCATCAACTGTCTCCCAGCTACCAGCATCGGAAGGAGCTCCATCATCTATTGAGCCACCGTCATCTTCTCGGCCAACAACATATATCTCATGAGGCCCAACCTGAAATAACAATACGAGACCATTAGCAAAATATGCAGGTCATGAATGGAGCAGGTTAGCTTTCTGCAAGTCTCTGGTAAAACGGTAAGAGGAATATGATTACAAAAGGTTAAGCTGGACAATCCTCAGTGGAAGGGCGTGGCAAAAGTTAAAAATCAAACTAGTCAGCAGCTGATATGTGATAACAATAAACTCCTAATGGTGGTTCTTTCACATAAATAATGGCACTTCCTGCGTCAAGAGCACAGATGTAATACCTTTGACACCGACCCATCACCCCAAGTGACTTCAATCTCACCATCTTGGAAGCCCACTATATTTCCAACCCATGAGAGGTGGGTAACTTCTGAACTAGACTCCTTCTGTGAAAGTTGTTCCTCTGCAGCAACATCAGGGGGCACTGCATTTGAAGCAGCCGATGCTTCTTCAGAATCTACATTCTTGTCCAGCTCCATCGTGTTTCCACCATTGGATGATTCCATAGGATGTGAAACAGATGGCAAGCGAACAACAACATCTCCATAGCAATAATCATAATCCGGGTGGCCGTCAAGTTCATATGCACTAACAACTTCAGTGCACTCAATTTCCCTAGGCTCCTCTGAGTGCAACGAAGACTTAAACCATGATACAGACACGGTCCGGTCCTTTGCATTAACACTTCTAACAAGACCCACACGCCTTGTTTCAGAAGGCTGGTCAACATCATCAGAGACCTTTTCCACAGCATACTGCTCTGGGAAGAATTCATGATCATTTGGAGTCTGGATCGGGATCAGAGACGTGGAACTTACTCCACATTCTTTTCTCCCATCTTGCCACAGTACATCAACCTTTGTATATGTATCTGCAATAAGCAGGGCACTTTCAAAGCTCTCATCTCTTCTTTTTGCTCTTTTATCCTTTCTGACAAAAACTTTTCTGATCTTCTTTCTGTAAGTAGCATGGTCATGCACTccctcctttggaagggttgataCACTAGTGCCAGATTCTGAATCTTTGGCTACGCATGTATTATCTCCATCTGACATATTTGATCGATCTGCAAGAGAATCACCATGTTTTTCCAGGGGATTTACATCTGTTTTAGTATTTTGAGCCTGTTCAGCCTGAACATCAACGGCAGATTCAGGAACATCAGCCTGCTCAGAATTGAGCTCTTTCATTTTTGAACACTCCATTAAAGTGTCATTGGCACATGATGatgtgtgtggttgaggatgacaCCATTCAGCCAATTGCCAGCTTGCATATGAAAAGCAAGACAGAAGAGTCAGATCCTTTGGGTTCTGCTCCTCAGGGGGGACAGAATCTTGATTTGTACCACAGTGTGCAGACGCAATCCAATAGACTATGACAGCAGCAGTTTCCACCTTTGTGACAGTAGCTTCAAGACGACTTGCTTTCCACATCCCATGAAGCCATCTGGATGTTTTGTACACAGATGAAGACACTGCCTTCACACGCTGTCCTGGATAAAAGGGGCAGGCTGTATCTGGGTGCATTGGCCCTGAGGCAAGCCTTAGGCGCATAGGATCTGCCCTTGAAACCTTGCAGACAGAACCATCATCAAACAACACACTAACATTATCAAACACTTCATCAACCCGACCAAGCCATAGCCCGGAGACAACATAATCACCCACATTAAATTCCCTGATGCGTCTCAAATCCTTTGCAGATACACCCTTAATCATCTCTCCATGAGCACCTTGCAAATCAACCACAAGACTGACATCCGCAACAAGCCCCATCTGACCAGTTGGATCTGAGGAAGAAGCAACCATATCCCCATGGAGGAAAGTTCTGTCAACAACCACCACACTGTCAATATCTTCCGTCATCTCTGTTCCATCGATCCATAACACCCTAACCTTGTTATCAGGCAGAGAGCTCTGACTGTCAACATCATCTCCATGACTTGCATTATTGGCATTATCACCGTCAGGACCAACATTTTCAGTTTTATGAGCGCTTTTACGCTCATTCTCCTCAGCATCAGATTCATCGTCAGTGATGCTACCTTCAGAATCATATTCGCCAGCTACTTCCATCACCAAACCACGGGCATCTTTGTTTGATTTCAAGCTGACGACATCTTCTCTGTAAACAAATACGTCTGCTACTTCTTCAGGCTCGCCAGCATCATCAGATGTCTCATTTTCCTGGTTCTTCTCAGCAATACATTCAGGGACATTTAGTAGGTTCTCCATGCTTGAAGGAAGCTATACAGGCAGATTCCCAGGAACTGTGAAGCCTTGCGTTTAACTGAAACACAGAGAACAAGCTCCAAGTTAACAACAGGAGGACAAAAGAAGTTGGTCGAAAACAACATTAGCAATTCAGACAACATGTTTAGCTCAATTAACATTAAACCAACAAAACAAATGCAGACTAGCACTTTTCTCTTAACTCTTAAGACTACAACGTCAAAAAAGACGCAAATAAAGGCACAACTAACTCATACTGAAAGAAGAACAAGATTTCACTAATCACAGGGGATAAGGATCCTCTGTTAGGGTAAGAAAATCCATGTGATGTGCAAATTTCTGGATCTAGCTATAGAAGGATTCAACTGAAACAGCAACAGAAAGAATTTGAATTTGTGTTGACTAACATGTTGAGTAATAAATAATATGGTACGTTATAATGGCATTGAATAAGCAAACCAGGAAAACAACACATTTGTCGGTGCATCCGAATGGCATATTTGTCGCTATGCGCAGTTTGTACACAATCTTTTTTTATTCGCCAACGcaatacatcacaaactgctataAAGCAATGCGTGCGCTTGGTGCGAGCTCCTCGAGTTAGTAATGCCAGTAGCATATACAAAATATATATACCTTCAAGTATGGTTCAAAGGGAGCCCACTTAAACAGCAACTGGGTTCACCTGAAACAGCAACAGGGAGAATTTGAAATTAAGTGTGGACTAACATGTTGAGTAATAAATAATATGGTACATTAACATGGTATTGAATAAGGAAAACAGGAAAACGACACATTCGTCAGCGCATCCTAATGGCATATTTGTCGCTACGCGCACCTTACGCAATCTTTTTGATTTGCAAGCGCATTACATTACAAACTGCTCTAAAGCGAAATGTACACTTGGTGCAAGCTCCTCGAGGAAGTAATGCCAGTAGCATACACGAACTATATATACCCTAAAGTTTGGTATAACGGAAACCCACTTAAACAGCAACTGGATTCAACTGAAACAGCAACAGGGAGAACTTGAAattaagtattgactaacatgccgAGTAATAAATAATATGGTATTGAATAAGGAAAACAGGAAAACAACACGTTCGTCATCGCATCCTAATGGCGCATTTGTCGCTACGCGCATCTTACGCAATCTTCTGATTCGCCGACGCATTACATTACGAAGTGCTACTAATTGAAGTGTACACTTGGCGCAAGCTCCTCAAGGAAGTAATGATAGTAGCATATACGAAATATATACCTTTAGGTTTCGTACAAAGGAAACCCACTTAAGCAGCAACTGGATTCACCTGAAACGGCAACGGGGAGGATTTGAAATTAAGTATTGACTAACACGCTGAGTAATAAATAATATGGCATATTAATATGGTACTGAATAAGGGAAACAGGAAAACGACATGTTAGTCAGCGCATCCGAATGTCATATTTGTCGCTACGCGCATCTTACGCAATCTTCTGATTCATCGACGCATTACATTACAAACTGCTATAAATTGAAGCGTACACTTGGCACAAGCTCCTCAAGGAAGTAATGCTAGTAGCATATACGAAATATATATACCTTCAGGTTTGGTACAAAGGAAACCCACTTAAGCAGCAACTGGATTCACCTGAAACGGCAGATTTGAAATTAAGTATTGACTGACATGCTTAGTAACAAATAATATGGCATATTAATATGGTACTGAATAAGGGAAACAGGAAAACGACACGTTCGTCGGCGCATCCGAATGTCATATTTCTCGCTACGCGCATCTTACGCAATCTTCTGATTCGCGCTGACGCATTACACTACAAATTGCTATAACTTGAAGTGTACACTTGGCGCAAACTCCTCATCAAGTAAGTAAATAACACTAGCACATTCGAAATCTATGCCGCCAAGTTCGGTACAGAGGAAGGATAGCCCACTTAATAAACTTCGACGAGGAATACTTCAGGGGTTGTGAGCACGCCACTCATACACCCCAGTCGTGCTGTTGGTGCTCTGCTACTATATATACTTATATATACTAACCTAATGTGATCTCTGTTTTTTTCTCAATCCAATCCTAGTAGGAGTATATATTTTTTAAATTCCCTGGACAGCGGAGCAGAAATCGCATGGCCTGTCCCCTCTACTTCTCATTGGAGTCTCGATTACCACGTCAACACGGAGAAAAACATCCCATAATAACCAGAGAAGGAGGCCGACTACGAGTCGAGTTCAACGGAATACGCCGGAACCGATGGCTGGCGTGGCGGGAGGACGCAACCGCCCTCCCTCTTCTGCGAACCAATCTAGAGACCACGGGGACCGGCCCGCCCGCCGATCGATCCATCCATCGGCGTCGACGGCCCAAATCCAGCAGCGCGCGACGCACGTCGCGAGCGAATCGGGGGCACGGGCGGTGGGGACGCGGGACGCCGGGCACGCGGGAGACGGCCCCGGAACCGGCGCCGCGGGATCAGGGGCGGAGAATCGAGGGCGTCGTGCGGGGAGGGGGCGGAGGTTTGGAcgggacgggacggggcggcgctgACCTGGGGCGGAGCGGAGCGGACCGCCGGGCGCGGgatcgcgcggcggcggcggcggcggcggcgatgcggcgtCGCGCGCGAGCGtgccctagggtggggggcggggtGTGGGCGATGGGTTGCGGGCGGAGTGGAGGATGTGGGGGGCGAGAGAGGGGTGAAGAGGCgaggagcgagcgagagagaggcgCGGTTGGGGGCGGTGGGGAGGGGCAAAATGAGGGAGGCACGGTTGGGTTTCGGGCTGGGGTCGCGGTTGCGCACGCCACGATGAGGAGAACGGTTGGGCTCGCTCATAACACATACGCAAGCACTTGtatacacacacacgcatacactctTCTCTATAAACGCATACACGCACCCCCTACCCCGCTGTTTGAGCGGTTGCCGCTGTGCGCTTTCCTCACAAAAGTCCACGGCGACGCcagcttctttctttcttttccttgGATATATATTTCACATATTTTTCTCTCACACAATCTCTAGAAAGCTTCTTAAGTATTCCATACATTTCTCACGCAATGCATTTAGGGTTTTTTTAAAGGGACGCGGTTCGAAGGACTCCTCGTCCGGTTGGTCGTTCCCACAAGACGAAGTTTGTGGGAACCGGAGATTTATAAAGCTGCAGGATTCATTTCTCTTTCTGCAAAAGGAGTTGAAGGTTGAAATTTATACTCAAAGGTGGGGAGGGTGAAAAGCGGACAGTGGAGATGAAAACACGTAAACAAAAGTGTGGGATTTAGTTGGAcattttagattttttttctttagaTATGATGTGAGAGTCTTGATAGTAAGTTGAGTTTCATTTGCTTTCGGTGTGCTATCACATGTGGATATTTCTACTCGCGCCCTGCTTGCCTATGAATCATGGTTATCATGAAAAGCGGTGTGGCCATGTCTTGGATGAAACATGTTTAAAGGGACATAGTTTTAGTATTCTCGTTGAAGTATTTCGTAACATTTGTATTGGCCAATCTTTTAGATTTCATGGGAACTTATGAACGTTGTTTTGATGTGGTGTGTGCCATGGCATGTCGTTGTTGAGCGGCGCCGCTTACAGCACCCACATTGACATTAGCATATTCTTTTCCCTTTGGCTATTACTGATGTTTTCCGTCACAGTGTGGGGAAAACTCCCTCTTAAAAAAGATTGCAAGGAAAACTGAAGTCACTTAGTTCCTACATTTCATGTGTTTTTCTGAAAGTCTTGTCGATGCAAATTCAAGGCTGGACTTAAAGGTTTTGTTTTTCGCATAACATTGTCTATGCATGTTATTCCATCCCCTC is from Triticum aestivum cultivar Chinese Spring chromosome 3A, IWGSC CS RefSeq v2.1, whole genome shotgun sequence and encodes:
- the LOC123059976 gene encoding probable ubiquitin-conjugating enzyme E2 23 isoform X2; protein product: MENLLNVPECIAEKNQENETSDDAGEPEEVADVFVYREDVVSLKSNKDARGLVMEVAGEYDSEGSITDDESDAEENERKSAHKTENVGPDGDNANNASHGDDVDSQSSLPDNKVRVLWIDGTEMTEDIDSVVVVDRTFLHGDMVASSSDPTGQMGLVADVSLVVDLQGAHGEMIKGVSAKDLRRIREFNVGDYVVSGLWLGRVDEVFDNVSVLFDDGSVCKVSRADPMRLRLASGPMHPDTACPFYPGQRVKAVSSSVYKTSRWLHGMWKASRLEATVTKVETAAVIVYWIASAHCGTNQDSVPPEEQNPKDLTLLSCFSYASWQLAEWCHPQPHTSSCANDTLMECSKMKELNSEQADVPESAVDVQAEQAQNTKTDVNPLEKHGDSLADRSNMSDGDNTCVAKDSESGTSVSTLPKEGVHDHATYRKKIRKVFVRKDKRAKRRDESFESALLIADTYTKVDVLWQDGRKECGVSSTSLIPIQTPNDHEFFPEQYAVEKVSDDVDQPSETRRVGLVRSVNAKDRTVSVSWFKSSLHSEEPREIECTEVVSAYELDGHPDYDYCYGDVVVRLPSVSHPMESSNGGNTMELDKNVDSEEASAASNAVPPDVAAEEQLSQKESSSEVTHLSWVGNIVGFQDGEIEVTWGDGSVSKVGPHEIYVVGREDDGGSIDDGAPSDAGSWETVDDNEMDLPDDPANDDLQNAVQNSIEMENGSFNSQDETSVGSGPLSVAFGFVTRLASEIFARESGDDIDKNEDENRMAASESTTVTTNDSNAEKSVDVVMADEPADSDCLKHFDVLQCPPDHHYLENIAHGTGGRKWVKKVQQEWGILEKNLPDYIYVRVFEDRMDLMRAVIIGASGTPYQDGLFFFDFYLPPEFPQAPPSAYYHSGGLRVNPNLYVDGKVCLSLLNTWTGRGNEVWDPSSSSILQVLVSLQGLVLNEKPYFNEAGYEKQVGTVEGEKNALPYNENTYLLSVKSMLYILRRPPMNFEDFVKSHFCKRGDYILKACEAYLQGAVVGTLNDDACPTDTNKEYSCSMGFKLALGKILPRLITALKDIGADCSQYEHLGKTETAQES
- the LOC123059976 gene encoding probable ubiquitin-conjugating enzyme E2 23 isoform X1 is translated as MENLLNVPECIAEKNQENETSDDAGEPEEVADVFVYREDVVSLKSNKDARGLVMEVAGEYDSEGSITDDESDAEENERKSAHKTENVGPDGDNANNASHGDDVDSQSSLPDNKVRVLWIDGTEMTEDIDSVVVVDRTFLHGDMVASSSDPTGQMGLVADVSLVVDLQGAHGEMIKGVSAKDLRRIREFNVGDYVVSGLWLGRVDEVFDNVSVLFDDGSVCKVSRADPMRLRLASGPMHPDTACPFYPGQRVKAVSSSVYKTSRWLHGMWKASRLEATVTKVETAAVIVYWIASAHCGTNQDSVPPEEQNPKDLTLLSCFSYASWQLAEWCHPQPHTSSCANDTLMECSKMKELNSEQADVPESAVDVQAEQAQNTKTDVNPLEKHGDSLADRSNMSDGDNTCVAKDSESGTSVSTLPKEGVHDHATYRKKIRKVFVRKDKRAKRRDESFESALLIADTYTKVDVLWQDGRKECGVSSTSLIPIQTPNDHEFFPEQYAVEKVSDDVDQPSETRRVGLVRSVNAKDRTVSVSWFKSSLHSEEPREIECTEVVSAYELDGHPDYDYCYGDVVVRLPSVSHPMESSNGGNTMELDKNVDSEEASAASNAVPPDVAAEEQLSQKESSSEVTHLSWVGNIVGFQDGEIEVTWGDGSVSKVGPHEIYVVGREDDGGSIDDGAPSDAGSWETVDDNEMDLPDDPANDDLQNAVQNSIEMENGSFNSQDETSVGSGPLSVAFGFVTRLASEIFARGKKHLDGSNSDAMDEVESQQSNEVSESGDDIDKNEDENRMAASESTTVTTNDSNAEKSVDVVMADEPADSDCLKHFDVLQCPPDHHYLENIAHGTGGRKWVKKVQQEWGILEKNLPDYIYVRVFEDRMDLMRAVIIGASGTPYQDGLFFFDFYLPPEFPQAPPSAYYHSGGLRVNPNLYVDGKVCLSLLNTWTGRGNEVWDPSSSSILQVLVSLQGLVLNEKPYFNEAGYEKQVGTVEGEKNALPYNENTYLLSVKSMLYILRRPPMNFEDFVKSHFCKRGDYILKACEAYLQGAVVGTLNDDACPTDTNKEYSCSMGFKLALGKILPRLITALKDIGADCSQYEHLGKTETAQES